The genomic segment GTGTTACaattgtgtagtttttttttttttgacagactCAGTCAATCTGTTTATTGCTCCCTGTCCCTCTGTGCAGTCCTCTTCCCCATAGTCAGTATCCCAGCTGCTTGGTTCTTGCGGCCATGAAGAAGCTGATGGAGTCTGCTCTGTAAATGTATCTCATCCTCGTTCCGTTTACCCAGGGTGAGGATTCCAGCGGCTGCATCTCCTGCGATGGTTCCCCCTATGCTCTTGTTGCCAGAACGACACAGCAGGACCTGAAGGCGACAGGACCGCGCTGGCTGTGTACAGCACTCAGACACACTCTGCGCGCTACATCCCAGCTGGGCAAGCAGCAGTATCAACATGAAAGCCAGAGTCTTCTGTTAGGGGAAGAAATGAAGCTTTAGAATATATTTGTTCAGATAAACCCCTCTTTAGTACATGTAGCTCATACTGAGCTTCTCTACATGCAATACGCTTTGTTTAGCATGTTTAGATACTGAAACAGactgaacaataaaatgttgatcAGTCAGTGTTTTGATCACTTGATGGTATAGGATCACTGcaatgttgttttgatttgggCAAAATGACATATCCCAGGATGGACACTTTTGTGAGCTTTTCAGTCAAGTTTTTAATCATAATAAGATGAAACACAGGACTataacaaaaatggaaaaaaattgatAACAATAAAACTCAATTCTGCGCTGCCATGTCTACTAATAATCAGCTGATGAACATAAATTTTGTAGTGAATATCAAGTCATGGATGGAAGAGTAGATAAACTTAAGTTTTACCTGTTGGAGAGAGAAAtgagtttctctctcttttctcttttcagagAGAGAAACTCACATCTCAAACTAGCAGATCGGCAATAAATTTTTCACACCAAgtcaaaaatcattaaaaatttaacaaaaacatgtctTATCATCTAAAGATCAATCCAAAAGTTCAGCAATCTCTGCTTTAATACAAGAGAGAATTCTTTTTTACAACTGCAGTGCTCTCCGTTTTCTGAATCTTCCAAGAAAAGCATAGCTCAGCTGCAAGTTTTACCAAATTAATCTGCaaacatgaaaattttaaagttgctaaatatGAATTTTCACAATTGAtactaaagttttattttattgctattaATGGCTGcacagtaaaaatattcagattccATCATTCTCCTGATGGTTGttgtaattaaaattaaagctaCTGGTGAAACATTTAATAGAACCCTCGAATTTGGAACAGTCTTTCTCAAGACCTGAGAATCcaatctttttaaaaaccaattaaAGATTTATCTTCATATTCTATgcgtatgtttattttttaaattctcccttttatttttgttttgcctgattgtgtcatgtttatgatttaatattcattatctgacagattttacttttatttctggatttaatcataaataaaatgccactttaaaatgaagttatttgTCTTAAAGAGAtttgatgaagaaataaaaaaaaaatcataaattagaGGAATCTGCATTGTCACTTGACATGAGGACTGACTCACTATGTTAAATCATTTGTTCACATTCAGTGGTCAGGAGTGTTACGCATTTAAAACAAGGCTCTATTGTGAACATCAAATGCTACTTTTAAGGTGCTCCACATAAACTAAAGTCTGAATTCTTCAGAGCATCAAGATGTAatcaaaaaaaaactttgtacaAAGGCTTAACCTGAAAGGTCTTACCCTGTTTGGTGTGTCCATCACAGCAGTGTTGTGGAAGTTGGTGGTGTACCTTGTCATCTTCACGCTTGTGTGATGGGTTAAAGACTGTTCTTCTTATTTCCCACAGGAGGAAGTCTCTTTTATATTGTTCTACTATGTCCACATCGTCAGTGCTTTCGGCATCATTCAGGTCAGccacaaacagagaaaaccacaaatcttttatttctgctcatttaaaGTTTGCTGCCATGCTTGTGACTGTTAATTAGAGCCCTATTAGAGATAATCTCCACAGAGATTTGATGAACTACAGGTATGCCTTTGTGGCTGCATAGGGAGGGTTTATTAACACATGCCATTACTATGAGTAGCCAAAGACGGAAACTATTGTGtccattaaagcaaaaaatacaacacaaataCATAAGGAAACTAACAAGCTTTGAAAGGGCATGCTAATGAGCATATCTCTGTGTCCTGTGATTTCTCATACTAAAGGTCTGTAGTGATACATCAAAAGTGTTGGTATTTTCTGTTGATTCAAAGAGCATCCTCTTGCTTaactaaaaacatccaaacttcCAAAAGTTTAGGTGGGGTTATCTAAGGGTCGATATAAAGGAGAAACTAATTCTTACAAATTTCATGTCAAAACTTCAGGACAACAACTTGAAAGCAGCCACTCATTTGTACATCCATTCAGCTAATGTTTATTGCCATCTTATGGACAACAGGACGTACTGCTTTAAACACACAAACCCTTTCATGGAAGAATAATAGGTTTAAATCAATATCAACATAATTTTAGATCAGGACTATTAACGTTGCATCATAGTGCATCAGAAATCAATGAGGCATTTGGGTAGTTCATTGATTAGACTAGATTGCGTGTGTTGTACAAAGTCATCGTTATATAATTCCAACATACAATTGTTGGAATTATATATTTAAGTAATTATCCAAAATATATCACtatgttgaagaaaataaataggcTTGGtaatttatttggtttatttgcttttatggTCCTATGGTACAGACCAGGATGTTACTGTTCTGATCTACAAAGGTAAATCAATCTACTGTCTCTTTATTTGCGGCTATGAGTTTAAACCTGATCTCAGGTTTGATAATCATTGTCTCTTTGTTGATTCAAATTATTCTCATATTAATAATTGCTAAGAGATTGATCTTAACGTTGTGGAATATGGAAGCTGTTCCTACAATTCAAGGAATGGTTCTCAGAATTGCCTTGGGTATTAGACATGGAGAGGTGGGCAAAATCTTTTCAGAATACCTGGATGTCATTTCTGGACCTTTGAGCGCAACAAGATTGAAATCCCTCTTGATATTTAACCTCTCAAATAGCCATCTGCCTTTTTCTCCTCAATTTATATTGAGATATTGGTAAGAGTGATGCATCTGTGCTCATATATTCATCACAAAGCTGAATATGCCCAGCTTTGTGCTTCTTGTTGTTagtatatttgttgttttttttaggattaGCATATTAGTGTGGTTCTTCatacttgtttaaaaaaattttaataaacaaattacaACTTAAGAAGACCCAACCcaataaacaaaccaaagtacTTCTTTAGCCATCTTTAAAGAAGTGTTGTAAAGTGTGATTCAAACAACAGTGTCTAtacatatttggaaaaaaatatatcacttATGAAAACCACCTACCGATCAAATTAAAATAGAGCAGAACAGTTTCTAAAACCCAGTTTATGTGgggaaaatataaatgtttaccATAATATAAATACTTCAGTATGAAAGCATGTCAAAaatcttttacatattttgttatatcaattaaacatattttatagcGTATCTATGTCTCATTAGATAGAAATGAACAAGAGGAGACAGAATAACCAATGAAGCCAGCTTTAATGGGCAACTCAAAGGAGCTCTTACAGTTTGCACACTCACTGTCATGTCGTCATTTACCCCTTGTGTAGCGCCACTAACCTGTAACCCATCATTTCAGTCCCAAATGCACTGGTTGACTTGATCTGATCCACAGAACAACAGGTGTCAAAGCACTGTACATGTGTtagtaatgttaaaaaaaagactctgAATATCAATAAAACTTACAACAATAAGAATATCAATCAATAATGTCTGAGAATTATAGCAATATATGTTCCCCTCATACATTTTACATAGAGTTTACATCTATAGTCACTGTGTTATTCCACAGACAGCAGTACCATGGTGATTTTGACCTTTCACTTTTAAAAGGGAGGATCAAATATTCCAGTTGTGACTGAATGCTGGGCTCCACCACTGAAGGATGTGGGTTAGCTCCACCCTGGGGACCAAAACATCAACTTACATAACATCATACGCAGAGCCGCTGGGTAGGAGACAAGAAAATCCTATGGTGAGTATCCAAGAATGAACTCAAACCTGAACGCACAACTCAAGAGAAGGACCTGATGGAGGTTGAcagcagcttaaaaaaaaagcataaataaatgaacactgaacaaatgcagattttttttctcgaTACTAACTCTAATACTCCCTGGTTTGTGCTAAAAAGGTCATTTGTGACTCCTACAGTTCCCAGCGTAGCAGAGCTGCTCTAAtttgtgcatttaaaatgaaatctgcaCCCTCATTATGGAAAGGAGCGAGGGTTTGAACTGACCATTACAACTAAAATATTGGGAGAGAAGTGTGAATGTGACCAAATAAAAGCTCAAAGACATGGTAAAGTgcctctgaaatgaaaaaaggcaTATTTGTGGCGTAAAACACTGATGTGAGGTAAAGCCTGCACCCACAGAGCTAGTGTACATTGTGGATTTGCATGTAACTAGCAATGCCCAGAGAGAGACAGGGCTATCTTTGTCATCAATCTGTCTTTAATGGACTTTCCTAATTAGAAACACAAGCCTGAAATATTCCTCCCATCATCCCCTGCTTCtccctccttttttttgtttatacttCTTGCAAGATAGAAGacgaagacatttttaattttttgctgaaatggaTAATGCTCAAAATTGAGAGAACAAGCATCCTGTTCAGAAATGTATGACTGGACTGTTACATCTGTCTTCATCCATATTTTCAGACTTGTGTTTCACTTCGAATACGGTGACTCCTTTTTATTGTCATCATCTCTTTAGGTCTCTCTGCAACATTCTGTACCTCGCCTTCCTTATTAGCCTCTTGCTTTCCTTCAACGTCCTTCTGCTTCTCTatctctttgtctctctttgGGTGGGACTCACTGTGGGTGCAGGCTGCTAGTCAGCAGGGTCCTGCAGGACCATCAGTGAccatctctttttctctctctgggaTGATATCGAGAGGTCCTGCCGCCTTCTGCTGCTGGCTTTGTGACTGGAACTGATTTGTGGGTAAGGGTGGAGGATGTGGGTAGGCCGGCggttttaaaacagtttggaTGGGAGGGAAAGGAAACGACTGGGAATGCAGCTGGGAGTATTGCTGTTGATGAGTGTGGAGGTAGGACTGGGGTGACATCTGGGGTTGTAGAGGAACATGGGGTGGGTGGAGCAGCAGAGACTGAGGGTGGAGCTTAGTCGGAGGCTGTTGCTGTACTTGTGGTGGCTGTTGAGGCGGATGGTGAGGAAGCTGGGGGGAAGCCGCTCCATTTTTACTGAGACCACAGGACTGAGCTGCACAGTGGATCTGGCGCAAAGTGTCCAGTGCCTCACTTTTTGCATGCTTCAGTAGGTCTGCCTGGCCCTgaggttaagaaaaaaagagataaacgTGTAAATATTGTGATAATGTCCAATTTTGAAGAGGCATAAAACACTCCCAAAACACTCCTGAAGtccaaaaacacaattcaatTTCTAAATAGATATATTATCTATTTAGTAATTGACACTACATTGTTATCAATTatataatgaataaatatgtcGTCAATAAACATGAATTCTTAAAAAGGCGACTATACTATTCCCATATTTATTATATGTATATCTTTTCACGCttcctgcatttattttgtgcatCAGTCTAACACGGACATCAATGAATGATGAGTTCTTGTTAATATAATTTGTCTGAAACTGACTTGCTACCCAAGGCAACCAATCAAAtgctgtgacattttaaataattcttagATGCACACCATGCACGAAATAATTAAATACtggaattttaattatttagtttcacattctaaatttatgtctgtatttAATTATCTTGaacacttaaaaaattattaaacacatttaatcatttatttattttattttaagaaaatatatcaagaaaatatatattgtggAACATTTGGCATTCAATAAAACAACTCCTTTGAAATACTTCATGCATATTTATTGCTGTCAGtttgcattcatttatttaatttcttttcccattttcaacactttttttttctctgaaggtttctctttctttgcctGCATTAACCCAAAATAGCCGGAAGGGGGCAGTACAAACTCACTGAAACGTGGTTGGATGTTTGCCAGCAGTTTGTACAGCTCCTCTCTGCTGGTGAACTGTGCTGTCATATGGTGATAATGTTACCACTATGTTTCTGCTCTTTATTCGAGCACCCCAGAGATGAATGCATGCCATATATGGAGGAAATGGTCAGGACAGCCTTTCTGTGTTCACAGCACTGTTAAGAAAACCTGGACGAATGCCATTTCCAGCCTGCTTCCCTAAGCTAGCTGGCTTTGCTATATGAAAATACGGTGAAGTTATTTCTATGTGGAAGAGGTACATATAACAGAAATATTCATatgtgagaagaaaaataagaaaaggctCATTATTGAATCCATCACTCTTTTTCTAGCTaggttgttttcttcagtttcctcaCTCAAAAATGACCATCAAATCTGGCATTCTACAAATACTGCCTTGCCCACTGTGGCACATCTTTGAACTGACATCCCACTGAAGTGACACATGCTAACCTATCCTAAGCCACAGTGAAGGGCAAATGTTAAAAGTATACAATGCACATGGAAGTCTGACATATTGCAGAGGGAGTAAAGGTGCTGCCCTCCGCTAAACGGTCAACATTCAGCTCCCAGGTGATGCTGATGCTCTCCAAGTGGCCTTTTATCCAAGACATTCCAGCACGAAAACCAGGAGAATGAATAAGtcatatgtttaaaaaagaaaaaaaaattatgtaactCATGACTCACCAGCTATGAAACAAGACAGCGAAAAGCTGGTCCTGCG from the Gambusia affinis linkage group LG19, SWU_Gaff_1.0, whole genome shotgun sequence genome contains:
- the hcrt gene encoding orexin, with product MDTPNRKTLAFMLILLLAQLGCSAQSVSECCTQPARSCRLQVLLCRSGNKSIGGTIAGDAAAGILTLGKRNEDEIHLQSRLHQLLHGRKNQAAGILTMGKRTAQRDREQ